In Selenomonas sp. TAMA-11512, a genomic segment contains:
- a CDS encoding MalY/PatB family protein, producing the protein MSQFDEIIDRKGTSCLKYDFAVERGYKADILPFWVADMDFRTAPVIREELKKWADFGIFGYTNIKPDYRESVLRWQARRHGFHPSPESLVITPGVVFALATAARAFTKQGDAILIQQPVYYPFSNIIRNNDRHIINSPLVYRNGRYEIDFNDFEKKIAVNDVRLFLLCNPHNPVGRVFTREELTRLGDICRKHGVLVVSDEIHAEFVRSGHKHIPFASLSPALADITVTCTAPSKTFNLAALQISNIFIENEELRRTFKKELAATGYDEPNMLGLFAAKAAYDKGEPWLLELSAYLEQNLEIAKTFLAEELPKVKLVEPEGTYLIWLDFSAFDLSDAEINRIIIEDAGLWLDAGGIFGKDGEGFQRINIACPRATLQEGLKRLTAAFRGK; encoded by the coding sequence ATGAGCCAATTTGATGAAATCATCGACCGCAAAGGCACGAGCTGTCTCAAGTACGACTTCGCCGTCGAGCGCGGCTACAAGGCCGATATCCTCCCCTTCTGGGTCGCCGATATGGACTTCCGCACCGCACCCGTCATCCGCGAGGAGCTGAAGAAATGGGCGGACTTCGGCATCTTCGGCTATACGAACATCAAGCCCGACTACCGTGAGAGCGTCCTCCGCTGGCAGGCCCGCCGCCACGGCTTCCATCCGTCGCCCGAGAGCCTCGTCATCACGCCCGGCGTCGTCTTCGCGCTCGCCACCGCCGCGCGCGCCTTCACGAAGCAAGGCGACGCCATCCTCATTCAGCAGCCTGTTTACTATCCCTTCTCCAACATCATTCGGAACAACGATCGGCACATCATCAACAGCCCCCTCGTCTACAGAAACGGACGATATGAGATTGACTTCAACGACTTTGAGAAGAAGATCGCGGTGAACGATGTCCGCCTCTTCCTCCTCTGCAACCCGCACAACCCGGTCGGGCGCGTCTTTACACGCGAGGAGCTCACGCGTCTCGGCGACATCTGCCGAAAGCACGGCGTCCTCGTCGTCTCCGACGAAATCCACGCAGAGTTTGTCCGCAGCGGACACAAGCACATCCCCTTCGCCTCCCTTTCGCCCGCACTTGCCGACATCACCGTCACCTGCACCGCCCCCTCCAAGACATTCAATCTCGCCGCGCTGCAAATCTCCAACATCTTCATCGAGAATGAGGAGCTGCGCCGCACGTTCAAGAAAGAGCTCGCCGCTACGGGCTACGACGAGCCCAACATGCTCGGACTCTTTGCCGCGAAGGCCGCCTATGACAAGGGGGAGCCGTGGCTGCTCGAGCTCTCCGCCTACCTCGAGCAGAACCTTGAAATTGCGAAAACCTTCCTCGCCGAGGAACTCCCAAAAGTCAAGCTCGTCGAACCGGAAGGCACGTACCTCATCTGGCTCGATTTTTCAGCCTTTGATCTCTCCGACGCCGAAATCAACCGCATCATCATCGAGGATGCCGGACTTTGGCTCGACGCCGGCGGCATCTTCGGCAAGGACGGCGAGGGCTTCCAGCGCATCAACATCGCGTGCCCCCGGGCGACACTCCAAGAGGGCTTGAAACGGCTTACCGCAGCCTTTCGCGGGAAATGA
- a CDS encoding aminotransferase class V-fold PLP-dependent enzyme, with protein MKDFSLEVRGCHKFDATGAISEPIYLSATYRHPAFRQSTGFDYGRVANPTRQVLEETIAALEHGSRAWAVSSGMAAIQLVLQLFKPGDHVLLSEDLYGGIVRLASIYERYGVYFEYVDTRDLAVIESRIRPETRGIFIETPSNPMMFVSDIRGIAKLAHANNALFIVDNTFLSPHFQRPLDLGADIIIHSGTKYLCGHNDVICGFLITKGGLTDIESQVELLAKSAGPTLSALDAWLMLRSIKTLGIRVERQSESALHIAHFLKTLPEVTDVYYVGLPEHPGHELHKSQAAGFGGMISFKVRTPAIARNVLEHLKFIIYAESLGGIETLLTYPLVQTHAEMPKELIERTGLDDYLLRLSVGIEDAEDIEQDLQQALASAAK; from the coding sequence ATGAAAGACTTTTCTCTGGAAGTTCGAGGATGCCATAAATTTGACGCGACGGGAGCCATCAGCGAGCCCATCTACCTGTCGGCAACGTATCGCCACCCCGCCTTCCGGCAGTCGACGGGCTTCGACTACGGACGCGTGGCGAATCCGACCCGTCAGGTGCTCGAGGAGACCATAGCCGCGCTCGAGCACGGCAGCCGCGCGTGGGCCGTCTCGTCCGGCATGGCGGCCATCCAGCTCGTCCTCCAGCTCTTCAAGCCGGGCGATCACGTCCTCCTCAGCGAAGACCTCTACGGCGGCATCGTGCGTCTTGCCTCCATCTACGAGAGATACGGCGTGTATTTCGAGTACGTCGATACGCGCGACCTCGCCGTCATCGAGAGCAGGATCCGTCCCGAGACGCGCGGCATCTTCATCGAGACGCCGTCGAACCCGATGATGTTCGTCTCCGACATTCGGGGCATCGCGAAGCTCGCTCACGCGAACAATGCGCTCTTCATCGTGGACAACACGTTTCTCTCCCCGCATTTCCAACGCCCCCTTGACCTCGGGGCCGACATCATCATCCACAGCGGCACGAAGTATCTCTGCGGACACAACGATGTCATCTGCGGATTCCTCATCACGAAGGGCGGCCTCACGGACATCGAATCGCAGGTCGAGCTCCTCGCGAAGTCCGCGGGCCCCACGCTCTCCGCGCTCGATGCCTGGCTCATGCTCCGCAGCATTAAGACACTCGGCATTCGCGTCGAGCGGCAGTCTGAAAGCGCGCTTCATATCGCGCACTTCCTGAAGACGCTGCCGGAGGTTACGGACGTCTACTACGTCGGCCTGCCCGAGCACCCCGGGCACGAGCTCCACAAGTCGCAGGCGGCGGGCTTCGGCGGCATGATCTCCTTCAAGGTCAGGACGCCCGCGATTGCCCGCAATGTCCTCGAGCACTTGAAGTTCATCATCTACGCCGAGAGCCTCGGCGGCATCGAGACACTGCTCACGTATCCTCTCGTTCAGACGCACGCCGAGATGCCCAAGGAGCTCATCGAGCGGACCGGACTCGACGATTACCTCCTCCGGCTCTCCGTCGGCATCGAAGACGCGGAAGACATCGAGCAGGATTTGCAGCAGGCGCTTGCCTCCGCGGCGAAGTAA
- a CDS encoding TrkH family potassium uptake protein, which translates to MDYRVVSFFLGRMAYAMAIVFYLPLSMAAAMRESVFFSFLASLVIAVLFGTGFRRFGKRDMERLSIREGIAITGLGWILASLLGMLPFFLGGYLPPFDAFFESLSGLTGTGATVFSDVESLPRSILFWRSLTHWLGGLGIIVIFIALLPQTGQSTMQMYNAEANAPTEMRVLPKLKDTTSALFRLYLALTLFATAVLFLAGLSPFDAVNHAMSAIGSGGFSTYNDSAAHFHSAPVELWLSFFMFLSGGSFALYYQAYRKGLRVFARNNEFRVYALLIAAAILIITVDLVRATGEEPLLALRHAIFQATSLSTTGFVSTDFDVWPGLSQGVLLLLMIIGGSSGSTAAGLKISRVVLLFLMLRAVVWEKMHPRIALTVEVNGRAVAGNILHRTAVFFFIYIFSICVIALFLTFDGISSFDALGISITTLGCIGPAFGVAGATETYADLSTYVKAVLCFSMLLGRLEIFTVLAMLSPSFWRGRTNW; encoded by the coding sequence GTGGACTATCGTGTCGTGTCGTTTTTTCTGGGGCGCATGGCGTATGCCATGGCCATTGTCTTTTACCTGCCGCTCTCGATGGCGGCGGCAATGAGAGAGTCGGTGTTTTTCTCCTTTCTGGCCTCTCTCGTGATCGCTGTCCTCTTCGGCACGGGCTTCCGCCGCTTCGGCAAGCGCGACATGGAGAGACTCTCCATCCGGGAAGGGATCGCCATCACGGGGCTCGGGTGGATCCTCGCCTCGCTCCTCGGCATGCTGCCCTTCTTTTTGGGCGGCTATCTCCCGCCGTTCGACGCGTTCTTCGAGAGTCTGTCGGGCTTGACGGGGACGGGAGCGACGGTCTTTTCGGACGTCGAATCGCTGCCGCGCAGCATCCTCTTCTGGCGCAGCCTCACGCACTGGCTGGGCGGGCTTGGCATCATCGTCATCTTCATCGCGCTCCTGCCGCAGACGGGGCAGAGCACAATGCAGATGTACAACGCGGAGGCGAATGCTCCTACGGAGATGCGCGTCCTGCCGAAGCTCAAGGACACGACAAGCGCGCTCTTCCGCCTCTATCTGGCACTGACCCTCTTCGCGACGGCGGTGCTCTTCCTCGCGGGGCTGTCGCCGTTTGACGCGGTCAATCACGCGATGAGCGCCATCGGCTCCGGGGGCTTTTCCACATACAATGACAGCGCGGCGCACTTCCACAGTGCGCCCGTCGAGCTCTGGCTTTCGTTCTTCATGTTTCTCTCGGGCGGCAGCTTCGCGCTCTACTATCAGGCGTATCGAAAAGGGCTGCGCGTCTTTGCGCGGAACAATGAGTTCCGTGTCTACGCGCTGCTGATCGCGGCGGCCATCCTCATCATTACCGTCGATCTCGTGCGGGCGACGGGAGAGGAGCCGCTCCTCGCTCTGCGGCATGCGATCTTTCAGGCGACGTCGCTCTCGACGACGGGGTTTGTCTCGACGGATTTCGACGTTTGGCCCGGGCTATCGCAGGGCGTGCTCCTCCTGCTGATGATCATTGGCGGGTCGTCGGGCTCGACGGCGGCGGGGCTGAAAATCTCCCGTGTCGTGCTGCTCTTCCTCATGCTGCGGGCGGTCGTCTGGGAGAAGATGCACCCGCGCATCGCGCTCACGGTGGAGGTGAACGGAAGAGCGGTCGCCGGCAATATCCTGCATCGGACGGCGGTCTTCTTCTTCATATACATATTTTCCATTTGCGTGATAGCGCTGTTCCTGACGTTTGACGGCATCTCGTCCTTCGACGCGCTCGGCATCAGCATCACGACGCTTGGCTGCATCGGGCCCGCGTTCGGTGTGGCGGGAGCGACGGAGACGTACGCGGATCTCTCGACATACGTCAAGGCGGTGCTCTGCTTTTCCATGCTGCTCGGGCGCCTTGAGATCTTCACCGTGCTCGCGATGCTCTCTCCGTCGTTCTGGCGCGGCAGGACGAATTGGTGA
- a CDS encoding MFS transporter, giving the protein MPDNRKIYFIVLMTNLMGPFMGSSVNIAIPTMAVDFGISPEKLSWILTAYLLGSVMLLLPAGRLADMFGRRKLYTLGSFSVAAATGLCAVAPDAGSLTFFRLLQGLSFSMVASTGMAMLVASFGKAERGRVLGAAAAATYIGLSLGPVLGGVIVEVFSWRILFLGTSLFNLAAALLISTVRQEWRGEAGDGFDFLGAVLYSAASGSLLYGVSAFHDVPHAPAMVVAGVVLLSAFFLRERRVLQRCKAGAERLPILDLSLFSSRIFLFSNLAAFMNYAATYASAFMMSLCLQIVYGFDAKTAGFVLLSQPILMAAFSPIAGRLSDKYPPRWIASAGMGVTTVGLFCMAQPAAMESLAHLVVSLFLMGLGFAFFASPNTNAIMSAAPQTQYGTASSLTAVMRQAGQAMSMAITTALLSLFIAPGTDYASSLAAANGKIFLALTGAGIAAVIFSVVRGRTEDAGK; this is encoded by the coding sequence ATGCCGGACAATCGAAAAATATACTTCATTGTCTTGATGACGAATCTCATGGGGCCCTTTATGGGAAGCTCTGTCAACATCGCCATTCCTACGATGGCGGTGGATTTCGGTATCAGCCCCGAAAAGCTCAGCTGGATCCTGACGGCGTATCTTCTCGGCTCCGTCATGCTGCTCCTCCCCGCCGGACGCCTTGCCGATATGTTCGGCAGGCGAAAGCTCTATACGCTCGGCTCGTTTTCCGTGGCGGCCGCAACGGGACTCTGCGCGGTCGCGCCGGACGCGGGGAGTCTGACGTTCTTCCGCCTCCTGCAGGGACTGTCATTCTCCATGGTCGCATCGACGGGAATGGCGATGCTCGTCGCCTCCTTCGGGAAAGCGGAACGCGGACGCGTGCTCGGTGCGGCGGCAGCGGCGACCTACATCGGGCTCTCTCTGGGGCCGGTCCTGGGCGGCGTGATTGTCGAGGTCTTCAGCTGGCGTATCCTGTTTCTCGGCACGTCCCTGTTCAACCTCGCGGCGGCGCTTCTTATTTCGACCGTGCGTCAGGAGTGGCGGGGAGAGGCGGGCGACGGCTTTGACTTCCTCGGCGCGGTGCTGTACAGCGCGGCGAGCGGCAGCCTCCTCTACGGGGTCTCCGCATTTCATGACGTGCCCCACGCGCCGGCTATGGTTGTCGCGGGCGTCGTGCTCTTATCGGCGTTTTTCCTGCGCGAACGGCGCGTACTGCAGCGATGTAAGGCGGGCGCGGAACGGCTGCCGATCCTCGACCTGTCGCTTTTTTCCTCGCGCATATTCCTCTTTTCCAACCTCGCGGCCTTCATGAACTATGCGGCGACGTATGCGTCCGCGTTCATGATGTCGCTGTGCCTGCAGATCGTCTACGGGTTTGACGCGAAAACGGCGGGCTTCGTGCTCCTATCCCAGCCGATTCTGATGGCGGCGTTTTCACCGATCGCGGGCAGACTGTCGGACAAGTATCCGCCGCGATGGATCGCGTCCGCTGGCATGGGGGTGACGACCGTCGGGCTCTTCTGCATGGCGCAGCCCGCTGCGATGGAGAGCCTCGCGCATCTTGTCGTCTCGCTGTTTCTGATGGGATTGGGGTTCGCATTCTTCGCCTCGCCGAATACGAACGCAATCATGAGTGCCGCGCCGCAGACACAGTACGGCACGGCGTCGTCCCTGACCGCCGTCATGCGGCAGGCGGGACAGGCAATGAGCATGGCTATCACGACTGCGCTCCTCTCCCTCTTCATCGCGCCCGGGACAGATTATGCGTCGAGCCTTGCCGCGGCAAACGGGAAAATCTTCCTCGCGCTCACGGGTGCGGGCATAGCGGCGGTCATATTCTCCGTCGTGCGCGGGAGGACGGAAGACGCCGGAAAATAA
- a CDS encoding metalloregulator ArsR/SmtB family transcription factor — protein MKDSKFIEEQAVLAPEDNLPQVAEILKAIAHPVRLCIVRGLWQRGGCNVAHMQHCLKEPQSTISQHLARLRAAGIIEGERSGTEITYRLKSPVVRHLLESVFEKERDYHDMENAEENVP, from the coding sequence ATGAAGGACTCCAAATTTATTGAAGAACAAGCTGTGCTTGCGCCCGAGGACAATCTGCCGCAAGTCGCCGAGATTCTGAAGGCAATCGCGCATCCCGTTCGGCTCTGTATCGTGCGCGGACTATGGCAGCGCGGCGGCTGTAACGTTGCGCATATGCAGCATTGCCTGAAGGAGCCGCAGTCCACAATCTCCCAGCATCTTGCCCGTCTTCGTGCGGCCGGCATCATCGAAGGAGAGCGAAGCGGAACGGAAATTACCTACCGGCTTAAAAGTCCCGTTGTACGTCATCTGCTTGAAAGCGTATTTGAAAAGGAACGAGACTATCACGATATGGAAAATGCGGAAGAAAACGTGCCATAA
- a CDS encoding FAD-dependent oxidoreductase, producing the protein MSMHSKSTNEKTYIIVGGVAGGATAAARLRRLDGNAHIILVERGEHISFANCGLPYYVGDVIKERERLLLMTPERFRARFAVDVRTKSEAVSIDAENQLLHIEAADGRRYAEHYDALLLSPGAKPLRPPIPGIDSRRILALRNVPDADALREMADRYAGSGRAVVVGGGFIGVETAENLRERGISVTLAEAAPHILAPFDSDMAKIAEKEMNDGGVGLVLGDGVKEFREEGEEIHVALASGRILTADFVVLAIGVAPDTAFLSESNIALGPRGHILVDAHFRTNVPSVYAIGDAAMTRDLQTGNPGSLPLAGPANRQGRLAADNIAGRPHAYGGFVGTSILKVFSLTAASVGRNERALQGAGLVRGRDYEAVVLHPLDHVGYYPGSTTLTMKLLYGTDGHVLGAQIVGAKGVKARIDTIAAAIACNATTGQLAALELAYAPPFGAAKDPVNMAGYMAENAREGRVRFLPADDLAAAREKGLQVLDVRAPIERRAAPFPADAQIPLEELSARAGELDSSREWAILCKVGQSAYFAACMLAPRGFRVQVIAGGYTSIRQAAFSPSFEAAPPDGDGNAAKTSASAPTADAPAEELDLTGMSCPGPLMELQKRMQSLPAGTCLRAVASDPGFYADSAAWAQAAGHHIIERRRTDGLVSVLLQKAGGTATFPPTDKMQRTMSAAEKHKTIVVFSGDLDKVLAAFVIANGALAMGGKVTMFFTFWGLNALRRPEGGAGKKPLLDRLFGWMMPRGSRALKLSNMNMGGIGTHLMRRIMREKGVVSLESLMQSAIEGGVKLIACQMSMDVMGIRHEELIAGVEAGGVATYLAAAEQADTNLFI; encoded by the coding sequence ATGAGCATGCATTCGAAGAGCACGAATGAAAAGACATATATCATCGTCGGCGGTGTAGCGGGCGGAGCGACCGCGGCAGCACGTCTGCGCCGCCTTGACGGCAATGCGCACATCATACTCGTTGAGCGGGGAGAGCACATTTCCTTTGCGAACTGCGGCCTTCCTTATTACGTCGGGGATGTGATAAAGGAACGTGAGCGGCTGCTGCTGATGACGCCTGAGCGATTCCGCGCGCGCTTTGCCGTCGATGTCCGCACAAAAAGCGAGGCGGTTTCCATCGACGCCGAAAATCAACTCCTGCACATCGAGGCGGCAGACGGACGCCGCTATGCCGAGCACTACGACGCGCTCCTCCTGTCGCCCGGCGCAAAGCCGCTGCGCCCGCCGATTCCGGGTATCGACAGCAGGCGAATCCTCGCCCTGCGGAATGTGCCGGATGCCGACGCGCTGCGTGAAATGGCGGATCGCTATGCGGGGAGCGGGCGCGCTGTCGTCGTCGGCGGCGGATTCATCGGCGTCGAGACGGCGGAGAATTTGCGTGAGCGCGGTATCTCCGTCACGCTTGCCGAAGCTGCGCCGCACATCCTCGCGCCCTTTGACAGCGATATGGCGAAAATCGCGGAGAAAGAGATGAACGACGGAGGCGTCGGTCTTGTGCTCGGCGACGGAGTCAAGGAATTTCGAGAGGAGGGGGAGGAGATTCACGTTGCGCTCGCAAGCGGACGTATACTCACGGCCGATTTTGTCGTGCTCGCGATCGGCGTTGCCCCGGATACGGCATTTCTATCGGAAAGCAACATTGCGCTCGGACCGCGCGGACATATTCTCGTAGACGCGCATTTCCGGACGAACGTGCCTTCCGTCTATGCAATCGGTGACGCCGCAATGACGCGCGACCTGCAGACGGGCAATCCGGGATCGCTCCCCCTTGCCGGGCCCGCGAACCGTCAAGGACGGCTCGCCGCAGACAATATTGCGGGCAGGCCGCATGCCTACGGAGGATTTGTCGGAACGTCCATTTTGAAGGTGTTTTCTCTCACGGCGGCGTCCGTCGGGAGGAATGAGCGCGCCCTGCAAGGTGCGGGGCTCGTGCGCGGCAGGGACTACGAGGCGGTGGTGCTCCATCCGCTCGATCATGTCGGCTACTATCCCGGCTCGACGACGCTGACGATGAAGCTCCTCTACGGGACGGACGGGCACGTACTCGGCGCGCAGATCGTCGGGGCAAAGGGCGTGAAGGCTCGTATCGACACGATTGCGGCGGCAATTGCATGCAATGCGACGACCGGGCAGCTTGCAGCGCTTGAACTTGCCTATGCGCCGCCCTTCGGAGCGGCGAAAGATCCCGTGAACATGGCCGGCTACATGGCGGAAAACGCACGCGAGGGACGCGTCCGATTTCTCCCTGCCGACGATCTCGCGGCGGCGCGTGAGAAAGGACTTCAGGTCCTCGACGTCCGCGCCCCGATCGAACGACGGGCAGCGCCCTTTCCCGCCGATGCGCAGATTCCTCTTGAAGAACTGTCCGCACGCGCAGGAGAGCTTGATTCATCCCGCGAATGGGCGATTCTCTGCAAGGTCGGACAGAGCGCCTACTTTGCTGCCTGCATGCTCGCGCCGCGCGGCTTTCGCGTGCAGGTCATCGCAGGCGGCTATACCTCCATCCGTCAAGCCGCCTTTTCACCCTCTTTCGAGGCTGCGCCTCCGGATGGGGATGGAAACGCGGCAAAGACAAGCGCATCCGCTCCGACTGCGGATGCACCGGCGGAGGAGCTTGACCTCACGGGGATGAGCTGCCCCGGACCTTTGATGGAGCTCCAAAAGCGCATGCAGAGTCTGCCTGCCGGCACATGCCTCCGCGCCGTCGCCTCGGATCCGGGCTTCTATGCAGACAGTGCGGCTTGGGCGCAGGCGGCAGGCCATCACATCATCGAGCGGCGCCGCACAGACGGACTCGTCTCCGTCCTGCTCCAAAAAGCGGGCGGCACAGCGACATTCCCTCCAACCGACAAAATGCAGCGCACGATGTCCGCTGCAGAAAAGCATAAGACAATCGTCGTTTTCAGCGGCGATCTCGACAAGGTTCTCGCGGCATTCGTCATAGCAAACGGGGCTCTCGCCATGGGCGGCAAGGTCACGATGTTCTTTACCTTCTGGGGGCTGAATGCCCTGCGGCGACCGGAAGGCGGCGCAGGGAAAAAACCGCTCCTCGACCGGCTGTTCGGGTGGATGATGCCGCGCGGCAGCCGTGCACTCAAGCTGTCCAATATGAACATGGGCGGCATCGGGACGCACCTCATGCGCCGCATTATGCGGGAAAAGGGCGTCGTTTCCCTCGAATCGCTCATGCAGTCCGCCATAGAGGGAGGGGTGAAGCTCATCGCGTGCCAAATGTCTATGGACGTCATGGGAATCCGCCATGAGGAGCTCATTGCCGGCGTGGAAGCGGGCGGAGTCGCGACCTATCTCGCTGCTGCTGAACAGGCGGATACGAATCTCTTTATTTGA
- a CDS encoding TOBE domain-containing protein, with protein sequence MKLSARNQLKGEVVSIKEGAVNAIVGIRITGGEVITATISMESVKNLGLSVGKEAYAVIKATSVMVGVD encoded by the coding sequence ATGAAACTCAGTGCGCGCAACCAGCTCAAGGGCGAAGTCGTATCCATCAAGGAAGGCGCGGTCAATGCCATTGTCGGCATCAGGATCACAGGCGGCGAAGTCATCACGGCGACGATCAGCATGGAGTCCGTCAAAAACCTCGGACTGTCCGTCGGCAAGGAAGCCTATGCCGTCATCAAAGCAACTTCCGTCATGGTCGGCGTCGATTGA
- a CDS encoding metallophosphoesterase family protein, with amino-acid sequence MKFFTRRSFLKLLGMLAFFGGIGSFAAHFNIFSKTAKSIERLAKPAMPDAEFFRQIITVHPEKSRTFMWQSDDERPAQLVELRETGTDSVTVVEAVSEPFTDDNRTGFMHTARIDTLRPGTSFEWRVRDGEMLTEWKSLRTPEVNQPCKVIIFPDSQSADYSGWSELAHAARERSMNADFFINMGDLVDNGEARSQWDDWLRGVTPMIESIPFAPIMGNHETYDRDWNVRLPAAYLAEFATPEVAGSAFPRYYYSFDYGPVHFAVLNTQWRETEDFQAGLLEEQLEWLPRDMAATKKPWKVVLLHKDVLQYRLKDTTRFADRKEGFSDIGQQWMPVFDALDIDLVLSAHLHTYRRRGHIKGFARSENGPLYVLTGVAGDVRYVGIWVDHALDVAVAPQPEMDNYMTLEADDRRLTLRAFLPDGTQIDAASLER; translated from the coding sequence ATGAAATTCTTCACGCGTCGCAGCTTTCTCAAACTTCTCGGCATGCTTGCCTTCTTCGGCGGCATCGGCTCGTTCGCCGCTCATTTCAACATCTTCAGCAAAACGGCTAAGAGCATCGAGCGTCTGGCAAAGCCGGCAATGCCCGACGCCGAGTTCTTCCGCCAGATCATAACCGTCCATCCGGAGAAGAGCCGCACCTTTATGTGGCAGTCCGACGACGAGCGTCCGGCACAGCTGGTCGAACTCCGCGAGACGGGCACCGACTCCGTCACGGTCGTCGAGGCCGTGAGCGAGCCTTTTACCGACGACAACCGGACCGGCTTCATGCACACGGCCCGCATCGATACCCTGCGTCCGGGCACGAGCTTCGAGTGGCGCGTCCGGGACGGAGAAATGCTCACCGAGTGGAAGTCCCTCCGCACGCCCGAAGTCAATCAGCCCTGTAAGGTCATCATCTTCCCCGACTCCCAGTCCGCCGACTACTCCGGCTGGTCCGAGCTCGCTCATGCCGCTCGAGAGCGCAGCATGAACGCCGACTTCTTCATCAACATGGGCGACCTCGTTGACAACGGCGAAGCCCGCTCCCAGTGGGACGACTGGCTCCGCGGTGTCACACCCATGATTGAGAGCATCCCCTTCGCCCCTATCATGGGCAATCATGAAACCTACGACCGCGATTGGAACGTCCGCCTCCCCGCCGCCTACCTCGCCGAGTTCGCCACGCCCGAGGTCGCAGGCAGCGCATTCCCCCGCTACTATTACTCCTTCGACTACGGGCCCGTCCACTTCGCCGTCCTCAATACCCAGTGGAGGGAAACGGAAGATTTCCAAGCGGGACTCCTGGAAGAGCAGCTCGAATGGCTGCCCCGCGATATGGCGGCGACGAAGAAGCCTTGGAAGGTCGTCCTCCTGCACAAAGATGTCCTCCAATATCGTCTGAAGGACACGACGCGCTTCGCCGACCGCAAGGAAGGCTTCTCCGATATCGGGCAACAGTGGATGCCCGTCTTTGATGCGCTCGACATCGACCTCGTTCTCTCGGCGCACCTCCACACCTATCGCCGCCGCGGACACATCAAGGGCTTCGCGCGCAGCGAAAACGGCCCGCTCTACGTCCTCACAGGCGTCGCGGGCGACGTGCGCTATGTGGGAATATGGGTTGACCATGCCTTGGACGTTGCCGTCGCGCCCCAGCCCGAAATGGATAACTACATGACACTGGAAGCGGACGACCGCCGCCTCACACTTCGCGCATTCCTTCCCGACGGCACGCAGATTGACGCGGCTTCCCTGGAGCGGTAA
- a CDS encoding GTP pyrophosphokinase family protein, producing the protein MHIYGEYKNELEKTLDHLMATIKAFRKEEKARGNSVYEHLSARIKDEESMREKLRRKGLPMRPEAALFDVRDAIGIRVICHFIDDVYRMRDMLTEKMGLTLVEEKDYIKNVKPNGYRSLHLIYAVPREKKEGERLGEGEENFYAEVQIRTIAMDTWASLEHEMMYKHIVKNRELLTTELKRCADELAAAELSMQTIRRLIASSSAD; encoded by the coding sequence ATGCATATATATGGAGAGTACAAAAACGAGCTGGAGAAGACACTCGATCATCTGATGGCGACAATCAAGGCGTTCCGGAAGGAGGAAAAGGCGCGGGGGAACTCCGTCTATGAGCATCTCAGTGCTCGTATCAAGGACGAGGAGAGCATGCGTGAAAAACTTCGACGAAAGGGGCTGCCCATGCGTCCGGAAGCGGCGCTCTTTGATGTCCGGGACGCCATCGGCATCCGCGTCATCTGTCACTTTATCGATGATGTCTATCGGATGCGGGATATGCTGACAGAGAAAATGGGGCTGACGCTTGTCGAAGAGAAGGACTACATCAAGAATGTCAAGCCGAACGGCTATCGGAGCCTGCACCTGATTTACGCGGTGCCGCGCGAGAAAAAGGAGGGAGAGCGGCTCGGCGAGGGTGAGGAGAATTTCTATGCGGAGGTGCAGATCCGCACAATCGCGATGGATACGTGGGCGAGCCTTGAGCATGAGATGATGTATAAGCACATCGTGAAGAACAGAGAGCTCCTGACTACGGAACTTAAACGGTGCGCAGATGAGCTTGCCGCAGCCGAGCTCTCCATGCAGACGATACGGCGCCTGATCGCGTCATCAAGCGCGGACTAG